From a single Miscanthus floridulus cultivar M001 chromosome 8, ASM1932011v1, whole genome shotgun sequence genomic region:
- the LOC136473772 gene encoding purine-uracil permease NCS1-like, translating to MAMSMAMSKAFTARHSEHLHHRLVAASSKSQAAPRLPLLPRRPGLAAVTVTVASRPRLLPASPRSTTSDESDLSPTPPSERTMTAWDLASLWVGLVVGVPSYYLAGSLVDLGMSALQGVATVAFANLIVLVTLVLTAAPAVTHGLPFPVLARAAFGVRGAHVPAVIRALVGCGWFGIESWIGGRAIFLLLPSRLKSYPPLLTPVPGLGAAPLEFACFLAFWAAQLGVIMNGMEGIRKLEKYSAPVLIVLTSALLAWAYTSAGGFGRILALPPRLTGAEFWKVFFPSLTANISFWATVAINIPDFARYARSQVDQVLGQAGLPVFMGMFTFAGLAITSATEAIFGHVISDPIELLGRIGGPATTFLAIFGIGLATITTNIAANVVAPANALVSMSPRRFTFAKGAFVTALLGIAFQPWRLLSSSESFVYTWLLGYSALMGPIGGVVLADHYIVRRTALDVDALYSQDRGSPYYFQGGFNVSAMVAMAAGVAPIVPGFLHKVGVLPSVSSAFVTSYNNAWFVSFFVAGAVYCLLCSRRGMQAKNSTIDTMLNL from the coding sequence ATGGCCATGTCCATGGCGATGTCAAAGGCCTTCACCGCGCGCCATTCGGAACATTTGCACCACCGCCTCGTGGCGGCGAGCTCCAAGTCCCAGGCGGCGCCGCGGCTGCCACTCCTCCCGCGGCGTCCGGGCCTAGCGGCGGTCACGGTCACGGTCGCGTCCCGCCCGCGGCTCCTGCCGGCGAGCCCCAGGTCGACGACGTCGGATGAGTCGGACCTTTCCCCTACCCCGCCTTCGGAACGCACCATGACGGCCTGGGACCTCGCCAGCCTCTGGGTCGGCCTCGTCGTCGGCGTGCCGTCCTACTACCTCGCGGGCAGCCTCGTGGACCTCGGCATGTCCGCGCTCCAGGGCGTCGCCACCGTCGCCTTCGCCAACCTCATCGTCCTCGTCACGCTCGTCCTCACGGCCGCGCCCGCGGTCACGCACGGCCTGCCGTTCCCGGTGCTCGCGCGCGCCGCCTTCGGCGTCCGCGGCGCGCACGTCCCGGCCGTCATCCGCGCGCTCGTCGGCTGCGGCTGGTTCGGCATCGAGTCCTGGATCGGGGGCCGCGCCATATTCTTGCTCCTTCCGTCCCGGCTCAAGTCCTACCCGCCGCTGCTCACGCCGGTGCCCGGGCTCGGCGCGGCGCCGCTCGAGTTCGCGTGCTTCCTCGCGTTCTGGGCCGCGCAGCTCGGCGTCATCATGAACGGCATGGAGGGCATCCGCAAGCTCGAGAAGTACTCGGCACCGGTGCTCATCGTGCTCACCTCGGCGCTGCTGGCCTGGGCCTACACATCGGCCGGTGGGTTCGGGCGCATCCTCGCGCTGCCGCCGAGGCTGACAGGCGCAGAGTTCTGGAAGGTCTTCTTCCCGTCGCTCACAGCCAACATCAGCTTCTGGGCGACGGTGGCCATCAACATACCGGACTTCGCGCGGTACGCGCGCAGCCAGGTGGACCAGGTGCTCGGCCAGGCGGGGCTGCCAGTGTTCATGGGCATGTTCACCTTCGCCGGGCTCGCCATCACCTCGGCCACCGAGGCCATCTTCGGCCACGTGATATCCGACCCGATCGAGCTCCTTGGCCGCATCGGAGGGCCGGCGACGACGTTCCTTGCCATCTTCGGCATCGGCCTCGCAACCATCACGACCAACATCGCCGCCAACGTCGTCGCACCGGCAAACGCGCTAGTCAGCATGAGCCCGCGGAGGTTCACGTTCGCCAAGGGGGCGTTCGTCACCGCGCTGCTCGGCATCGCCTTCCAGCCTTGGCGGCTGCTCAGCTCCAGTGAGAGCTTCGTGTACACCTGGCTTCTCGGCTACTCGGCGCTCATGGGCCCCATCGGAGGGGTCGTCCTCGCCGACCACTATATTGTCCGGCGCACCGCCTTGGACGTCGACGCGCTCTACTCCCAAGACAGGGGCAGCCCTTACTACTTCCAGGGTGGTTTCAACGTCTCTGCGATGGTTGCAATGGCGGCCGGAGTTGCGCCTATCGTGCCGGGATTTCTGCACAAGGTTGGAGTTCTGCCTAGTGTCTCCAGTGCGTTTGTCACGTCGTACAACAATGCCTGGTTCGTCAGTTTTTTCGTCGCCGGCGCCGTCTACTGTCTGCTCTGCAGCCGGCGGGGGATGCAAGCGAAAAACAGTACAATTGATACTATGCTGAACTTGTAA
- the LOC136473774 gene encoding uncharacterized protein At1g08160-like has product MDRYESSYDVDQELHALLNKHEKAQASRPKTSGVVGLLGEMAGPRRMRPSTFRCAAATVLALLVVVFIIVLLWLFLHPSKLYLSVDHAATTGFNFTAAGGLAGAFDLTLSAFNPNERASVYYRWVDVGVWYNSTYLAGAHAPGFFQPPEDETRVDVVARAAPDAWTLPRDVEEGMKKERTAGKLTVDVHVVAKVRFRYGVVRTRKYTVRASCPAVPIDFASPTSFHRVNCHVHI; this is encoded by the coding sequence ATGGATCGCTACGAGAGCAGCTACGACGTCGATCAAGAATTGCACGCCCTCCTCAACAAGCACGAAAAGGCCCAAGCTTCTCGACCAAAAACTTCGGGTGTTGTTGGTCTGTTGGGAGAGATGGCGGGGCCCAGACGAATGCGGCCGTCGACGTTCCGGTGCGCCGCGGCGACGGTGCTGGCGCTGCTGGTGGTGGTCTTCATCATCGTCCTCCTGTGGCTCTTCCTCCACCCGTCCAAGCTCTACCTCTCCGTCGACCACGCCGCCACGACGGGGTTCAACTTCACGGCCGCCGGCGGGCTGGCGGGCGCGTTCGACCTCACCCTTAGCGCCTTCAACCCGAACGAGCGCGCGAGCGTGTACTACCGCTGGGTCGACGTCGGGGTCTGGTACAACAGCACGTACCTCGCGGGCGCGCACGCGCCGGGCTTCTTCCAGCCGCCGGAGGACGAGACCCGCGTCGACGTGGTCGCCCGGGCGGCGCCGGACGCCTGGACGCTGCCGCGGGACGTGGAGGAGGGCATGAAGAAGGAGCGCACGGCGGGGAAGCTGACGGTGGACGTGCACGTCGTCGCCAAGGTGCGGTTCCGGTACGGCGTGGTGAGGACGCGCAAGTACACCGTCCGCGCCAGCTGCCCCGCGGTGCCCATCGACTTCGCGTCGCCAACCTCGTTCCACCGGGTGAACTGCCACGTGCACATATGA